AGAATCAGTATGAGGGACATCATATCTCCAGTATCAACTTAACAGTGAGGCTGTGGTTATGGATTTTGTGTGTATAATCTTCGGGTTGGGAAAATAAATATTCTGTTCTTAAATCACACAGCAGTCTTAATTTATCATTTAAAAAATAGACATTGAAACCGAGGCCTGGAATCAGCTTATCCTCCACTCCGTCATATCCTACATTGTCATTGAAGTAATCAAAGTAGATCAACGGTTCCCAGGCATTGACCCTGAGAGAAACTGCCGTATAGAGGCTGTGATTCCAGTGGTAATTAAAGTAGCGCTGTTCGAGATACTCTCCAATAAAAAATAAATTTATATCTTTCTTCAGGGGGAGATTCAACTGGAGATATGCACCATGAGAAAAGGTTTCATCACTTGAATAAAGCAGTTCATATCCTGTTTTTATCCCTTTGTTGTTATAAAAAAGGTTGCCGCTGAATACGATGTGGCCTGATACATTTTCCTCTTCTTCATAAGTCGAAGAATTATGAATACCTAACTTATAGCCAAAGCTGTTAAATATATTTTTTCCGGAAATGATTGTACCCACAGAACGGTCAGGAACAATCAGCTTACTTCCTTCAGAGTGAGTTATATAGACTCTGTCACTCACGCCAAGGGAATATTCCTGTCCAAAGGGTATTTTTGATTGACCTGCCCTGATTCTGAATGGATCTGCAAAATTGTATTGGATATAGGCATTTTTCAAGGCCGGATCATCTCCAATCAACTCTGAGAGATCAAAGGAGAGAGAATATTTCAGCTTCTCCAGATAGGTTCCACTGGTTTTTATTTCTGCCTCAGTCAGTTCAAAACCGGCTCGCCCCGGGAATGAATCGGCTTCATACTTGAAGCTGCTGCCGATAATGAGATTCAAATTTATATTATTCTTTTTGCTTTCATACAGATCGAAAGAATAGAGCGATAAAGTTGAAATAACTGATAAAAAGAACAGGATGTAAATATTTTTGTAATGCACAATATAATTTATGGAAAAATCAGATAACCAGTCAATATAAATTATTAAAAGAATACGTCTTGAAGAATCATTTATAGAGTATTATTGTATATAATCTCACACAGTCATTCAGTATTTCTTAAAAAGAACCATTTGGAGATTCATTCTATGAAACAGACAAAAACTTATCTTATATACCTGCTCTGCAGTCTGTCTTTTTTTGCCTGTACAACAAGGCCGGTTATGCCTCCCCAGGATTCAGATCCCCTGGCGGTCCTGCCGTCTACAGATGATTTCTATCTTCTGGCCAGACCTTCAGTCCACCCTGAGCTCTCCTATGAGCTTCTAAAAGATATATTGCCCGTTGACTCATCAGAGATCTATCCAGCCCTTGAACGGACACATAACACTGTTATTTCTGCCAGATTCGGTAAGCCCCTGGAGTTTTCCGGAATGATGGAGGGGGAATATCCGGCATTTTTTGTCAGACGTTCCCTGAAAAAATCTCCAGGATGGTCAAAGAATGAAGAGAAGACCTATAAAGGTCCAGACGGCATTCTTGCCGACACCATTTATAAAAATACTCTCCTGGCTGCCAGTGCTGATCCCAGACTCCATGTGCTGCAGTCTGCGCTGATGAAATTTCCTGAGGATAATTCTGTATTAAGTGCTGAAGACCGGGAGTGGTGGGAGAGCGGTAATGCCGCCCTTTTGTTCTATCTCCCCGATCTGGCTGTATTCCCCATGCCTGAGGGGCTTCCCGTGGTTCCCGAGGGCAGTTCACTTCTTATCTCCATGATTCCTGCCGATGACGGGCGTTACAGCCTGAATGGAGAGTTCCGTTTTGCCGAGGCCGGCAGTACCCGTTTCTGGGCTCTGGGGCTCAGAATCTTCCTTGCTGGACGTCTGGGACTCTCTGAATCCGAAGAGGAACGGCTGGCCATGAGCGAGCTAAACCTCAAGATTGACGGTGCAACCATTATTCTTGATAACTGGAATATGACAGCCCCCGGCTGGGGGCATTTTCTCTCTACTTTTAATGCTCAATAGCCTATAATTAGTTTATGAGACTGAAGCAATATGAGATACAGAGCATAAAAGAGGTTGTAAGTAAATATTTTCCAGAAGGATCAACGGTGTCCTTGTTCGGGTCCCGCAGCGATGACAATGCCAGAGGTGGTGATATAGATCTTTTTATACGTACAGATCTGACTGGAATCGAGTTACAGGAAGCCAGGATCAGAACTATGGCCGGGATCAGTCTTCGTATAGGTGAGCAGAAAATTGATATTGTCTGCTATTCTGGTAAGGAAAAAGAAAAATCTTTGATAATTCTTGAAGCATTAAGGACATCTATTCCCTTATAATGGCCTGAGCTGGAAGCTCTTTATCTTGGTTTGAAAAAAGCTTCCAGTCGTTTTATAGACCCTTAAAAACTATAAGATAGCTGTTCACAGAAGCATCGGGAGATGTAAGATTCAACTGTATCTCCTGTACTGCTGCGGGGTCAAAGCGGAGCTCTCCGGTGCTAAAGCTAAGCTCGTCGGCAGGGGGAGCATAAGACCAGGTAAATGGCCCGGCAGTTCCGTCATAGTTCAGAACCTCTGCCGCAGATGCATTGGTTTTTATGTCAATTTCCATCTGAGCCCTCTCCAGCTCTTCTGCAGGGATCCCAATGGTTATCTCATTTCCACTCAGGGAGAGTGAATAGTCATCTTCCAGGTCACTCATATCAAAGTCTAAATCATTGATCAAAAAGTGAAACCCCGGTCCCATATCGATAATAAGATCATTTTTTCCGGCTTCAATTGTGACTGCCTGTATGGCCATGGAGATAATATCTCCGTCACTCAAAAGCATGGCCAGAAAGGAGTAGTCTCCCACGGGGATTCCCGTGAAAAGATGATCTCCCTCAAAGTCTGTGATCTCTTCAATAAACTCGAAGTTATACATCACATCCTGCTCTACAAAACCAAGAATAGCCTCATCAACTGTTTCACCCTCACCGGCGATATAACGGGAGCTGCCGCTCTCTGTCAGTTTTACGCTGACCGTACCCTGATCGCTCAGATCAGCCATATTTCCGCAGCTGCTGAGTAGCAGGAGGAGGCCTGTAATTGTAATTATTATTTTTTTCATTTCTGTCTCCTCATTATCTCAATTCAATCGAGGCGTAACCGCTTCTACCCGAGGAATCACTGCCATCGCCACTCCCTGTGCTTCCGGTGCTGCTCTGTACCTGACGATCTGTAAGGACGGCCACAGTGGGGCTGAGAAGTCCGGGTCTGCCGTTAACAACACTGACCCTGGAACTCTGTCCCCGTTTAACACTGAAGCTGTAGGAGCCTACCGTAAATGTCACAGTACCTTCTGTAACATCCAGTCTTCCCGAGGCCATATCAAAGCTGGTTCCCCTTACAGCCGCAGTGGCTACAGGGGTTCTTACCTTAAAGTCATGGATTCTTCCCTGAGATTTTTTAACATCAGCCCTGATTCTTCCGCTTCCCAGGTAAAGTCTGGTATTCTGGGCACCGTCGCTCTGTTTTGCGGCTTCTTCCACAGTCAGCCGGCTCAGAGCCTTAAGGGTTACCCTGGTCTCACCATTTACCAGTAAAACAGCACTGGAATTAAAACCTGTAGATATTCTGCAGTCTCCCGGAAGTTCCGCTCCCTGCTCTGTTTTACTCCAGCTCATCGCTCCGGGGAGCATAATCTCTACATTCCCCTGAATCTCATCCACCCTAATATCCGCCCAGAGGGGGGAGGAGAGGGATAGTATCAATAAAATAAATAATAACTTTTTCATAATTGGCTCCTTGTCCTAAAAACTGAAGGACAGATCAAATCCGATTTTCGGTATAACCGGTAGATAGGGTTCGAGGTATTCATTCAATGTGATACTTTCTCCGGGATAGAGGGCTCCCAGTTTAATGGAAGCTCCAAAGTCCGATACAGGTCTGAATTTAAAGGCCATCAGACCCTCCTGACCTATAAAAAGATCGCTCACGCCGTTGTCTATAATCATTGTTGAGGATACTGGACCGTCCACAGTTCGCATAAGGGTTGTGGTGCTCAGTTCAAAGGCGAATTTTTTACTCTTCGAAAGGCTTATTAAGAGTTCAAAAGCCGTAATATTTCCAAGATCCAGCTCAAGGACATAGCCCTGTGAACCGGCCGTGGATATGGGCATAAACTGATTCTGATCACCCGCTGCATTCTGGCCGTAATAATCAGATCTGTTCTCCCAGCTCTCTCCGGATG
The window above is part of the Oceanispirochaeta sp. M1 genome. Proteins encoded here:
- a CDS encoding porin, with product MNLIIGSSFKYEADSFPGRAGFELTEAEIKTSGTYLEKLKYSLSFDLSELIGDDPALKNAYIQYNFADPFRIRAGQSKIPFGQEYSLGVSDRVYITHSEGSKLIVPDRSVGTIISGKNIFNSFGYKLGIHNSSTYEEEENVSGHIVFSGNLFYNNKGIKTGYELLYSSDETFSHGAYLQLNLPLKKDINLFFIGEYLEQRYFNYHWNHSLYTAVSLRVNAWEPLIYFDYFNDNVGYDGVEDKLIPGLGFNVYFLNDKLRLLCDLRTEYLFSQPEDYTHKIHNHSLTVKLILEI
- a CDS encoding nucleotidyltransferase domain-containing protein; translated protein: MRLKQYEIQSIKEVVSKYFPEGSTVSLFGSRSDDNARGGDIDLFIRTDLTGIELQEARIRTMAGISLRIGEQKIDIVCYSGKEKEKSLIILEALRTSIPL
- a CDS encoding FecR domain-containing protein → MKKLLFILLILSLSSPLWADIRVDEIQGNVEIMLPGAMSWSKTEQGAELPGDCRISTGFNSSAVLLVNGETRVTLKALSRLTVEEAAKQSDGAQNTRLYLGSGRIRADVKKSQGRIHDFKVRTPVATAAVRGTSFDMASGRLDVTEGTVTFTVGSYSFSVKRGQSSRVSVVNGRPGLLSPTVAVLTDRQVQSSTGSTGSGDGSDSSGRSGYASIELR